The Hymenobacter baengnokdamensis genome includes a region encoding these proteins:
- a CDS encoding flavoprotein: MTAPQQSPGSRVPSILQKRHILLGVSGSIAAYKAAPLVRLLVQAGAEVQVILTEAAAAFVTPLTLGTLSKKPVLTGFLRDAASGQWHNHVELGLWADAYLIAPASANTLGQLANGLCPNLLSAVYLSARCPVFLAPAMDLDMYAHPAVTQNIQRLRSFGNHVFDSPSGELASGLSGPGRMLEPEQIVAELEKFFMDKKK, translated from the coding sequence ATGACTGCCCCCCAACAATCGCCCGGTAGCCGCGTGCCATCAATATTGCAAAAACGGCATATTCTGCTGGGCGTAAGCGGCAGCATCGCCGCTTACAAAGCCGCCCCGCTGGTGCGCCTGCTGGTGCAGGCCGGCGCCGAGGTGCAGGTTATTCTCACCGAAGCGGCCGCCGCCTTTGTGACGCCGCTTACCCTAGGCACTCTCTCCAAAAAGCCCGTCCTGACGGGCTTTTTGCGTGATGCGGCCAGCGGGCAGTGGCACAACCACGTCGAGCTGGGCCTGTGGGCCGATGCCTACCTGATTGCGCCAGCCAGCGCCAACACGCTCGGCCAGCTGGCTAACGGCTTGTGTCCTAATCTGCTAAGTGCCGTGTACCTGTCGGCCCGCTGCCCGGTATTTCTGGCTCCGGCAATGGACCTCGACATGTACGCCCACCCGGCCGTGACGCAGAATATCCAGCGCCTGCGCTCGTTTGGCAACCACGTTTTTGACTCGCCCAGCGGGGAGCTGGCCAGCGGCCTTAGCGGCCCCGGCCGCATGCTGGAGCCCGAGCAGATAGTGGCAGAGCTGGAAAAGTTCTTTATGGATAAAAAAAAATAG
- a CDS encoding outer membrane protein assembly factor BamD, protein MQFSRLITAALLTGTLALGSCTGYQKLLKSGTVNQKYEAAIKYYDSGDYFRSGALLEELIPLLKGRPEAEKTQFYFANTNYKQRNYVLSAYYFKQFIDTYPNSSQVEEASFLRAKSLFRDSPSYELDQTNTVTALETIQDFLNTYPTSQFRLEAESMSQELQKKLENKAFQSAKLYYALRYNQAAVTALGNFETQFPGSAYGEQADFIRLSAQYAWARESIEAKQRERYLDAVSFYQHFIDTYPQSKNLRTAQTMYDDSRAELERLKAIPEAQAAAQAAVEQVNATAPAPRSQSSGRSGGRRGH, encoded by the coding sequence ATGCAATTCTCCCGTTTGATTACCGCCGCCCTGCTCACCGGCACCCTTGCGCTGGGGTCGTGCACTGGCTATCAGAAGCTACTCAAAAGCGGCACCGTGAACCAGAAGTACGAGGCAGCCATTAAGTATTACGATAGTGGCGACTATTTCCGCTCGGGCGCCCTGCTTGAGGAGCTCATTCCGTTGCTTAAAGGCCGGCCCGAAGCTGAAAAGACGCAGTTTTACTTCGCTAACACGAATTACAAGCAGCGCAACTACGTATTGAGCGCCTACTACTTCAAGCAGTTTATTGATACGTACCCCAACTCGTCGCAGGTAGAAGAGGCCTCTTTTCTGCGAGCCAAGTCGCTGTTTCGCGACTCGCCCAGCTACGAGCTCGACCAAACCAACACGGTAACGGCCCTGGAGACTATTCAGGATTTTCTGAATACCTATCCGACCAGCCAGTTCCGGCTGGAAGCGGAAAGCATGTCGCAGGAGCTGCAGAAGAAGCTGGAAAACAAGGCGTTTCAAAGCGCCAAGCTGTATTATGCCCTGCGCTATAACCAGGCGGCCGTAACGGCGCTCGGCAACTTCGAGACGCAGTTTCCGGGCTCGGCTTACGGCGAGCAGGCCGACTTTATCCGCTTGTCGGCCCAGTATGCCTGGGCCAGGGAAAGTATCGAAGCGAAGCAGCGCGAGCGCTACCTGGATGCCGTCTCGTTCTACCAGCACTTCATTGACACCTATCCCCAGAGCAAAAACCTGCGCACGGCCCAAACCATGTACGACGACAGCCGCGCCGAGCTGGAGCGCCTCAAAGCTATTCCCGAAGCCCAGGCGGCCGCGCAGGCCGCCGTGGAGCAGGTAAATGCCACGGCCCCCGCGCCCCGCTCGCAGTCGTCGGGCCGAAGTGGTGGCCGCCGGGGCCACTAA
- the recN gene encoding DNA repair protein RecN produces MLVDLRIQNYALIEQLELRPSPLLNIITGETGAGKSIMLGAIGLLLGNRADSRMLFNTERKCVIEGQFDITNYQLQDIFESEDLDYDTQCILRREISPSGKSRAFVNDTPVTLDALRKIGANLMDIHSQHDTLLLGDAVFQLNLLDLYANLVPTRTQYGNAYRQYRKLETDLKALEDQSVQASKELDYNSFLLNELEEAGLDKEDQDALEQEVKQLEHAEEIKYKLSQALHGLRDSETCATGTMKDASTLLGQVSGYAEQFRELRQRLESCLIELHDIADEVETAERRTEGDPARAEELQARLTVLYNLQRKHQRRDVPGLLETRETLRQKVGSVLNLDKEITRLRKDSDAALKQATTQAARLSESRRKAFPKFEKELSALLADLGMPHARIVVEHKTGPLAASGSDIVNILFTANKGAQPQTLSKAASGGEFSRLMLCIKYMLADKTALPTIVFDEIDTGISGEIAVKVGRMMQQMAHKHQLVAISHLPQMAAAGDTHYFVYKEDRADRTVSRIRQLSPEDRIKEIAHMIAGAKPSENALQSARELLALRGEAVAG; encoded by the coding sequence ATGTTAGTCGATTTACGCATTCAGAATTACGCGCTCATTGAGCAGCTGGAGCTGCGGCCTTCGCCGCTGCTCAATATTATTACCGGTGAAACCGGGGCCGGCAAATCCATTATGCTCGGGGCCATCGGGCTGCTGCTGGGCAACCGGGCCGACTCGCGGATGCTCTTTAATACCGAGCGTAAGTGCGTGATTGAGGGGCAGTTTGATATCACAAACTATCAGCTTCAGGATATATTCGAGTCGGAAGACCTGGACTACGACACGCAGTGCATTCTGCGGCGCGAAATCAGCCCGTCGGGCAAGTCGCGGGCCTTCGTCAACGACACGCCCGTGACGCTGGACGCCCTGCGCAAGATAGGCGCCAACCTCATGGACATTCACTCGCAGCACGATACGCTGCTGCTGGGCGATGCCGTGTTTCAGCTCAACCTGCTCGACCTCTACGCCAACCTGGTGCCCACGCGCACGCAGTACGGCAACGCCTACCGCCAGTACCGTAAGCTCGAAACCGACCTCAAGGCCCTCGAAGACCAGTCGGTGCAGGCTAGTAAAGAACTGGATTACAACAGCTTTTTGCTGAATGAGCTGGAAGAGGCCGGCCTCGACAAAGAAGACCAGGACGCGCTGGAGCAGGAGGTAAAGCAGCTGGAACACGCCGAGGAAATCAAATACAAGCTCAGCCAGGCCCTGCACGGCCTGCGCGACAGCGAAACCTGCGCCACCGGCACCATGAAGGACGCCTCGACGCTGCTGGGGCAGGTGAGTGGCTACGCCGAGCAGTTTCGCGAGCTGCGCCAGCGCCTCGAAAGCTGCCTGATTGAGCTGCACGACATTGCCGACGAGGTAGAAACCGCCGAGCGCCGCACCGAGGGCGACCCCGCCCGCGCCGAGGAGTTGCAGGCCCGCCTTACGGTGCTCTACAACCTGCAGCGCAAGCACCAGCGCCGCGACGTGCCCGGCCTGCTCGAAACCCGCGAAACCCTGCGCCAGAAAGTAGGCTCGGTGCTGAACCTGGATAAGGAAATAACCCGCCTGCGCAAAGACTCGGATGCGGCCCTGAAGCAGGCGACCACCCAGGCGGCCCGGCTCTCGGAAAGCCGCCGCAAGGCATTTCCGAAGTTTGAGAAAGAGCTGAGCGCCCTGCTTGCTGACCTGGGTATGCCCCACGCCCGCATCGTGGTGGAGCACAAAACCGGCCCGCTGGCCGCCAGTGGCTCAGATATAGTAAATATCCTATTTACTGCCAACAAGGGCGCCCAGCCGCAAACCCTGAGCAAGGCCGCCTCGGGCGGCGAGTTTTCGCGCCTGATGCTGTGCATCAAGTACATGCTGGCCGATAAAACGGCCCTGCCCACGATAGTCTTCGACGAAATCGATACCGGCATCAGCGGCGAGATTGCCGTGAAGGTGGGCCGCATGATGCAGCAGATGGCCCATAAGCACCAGCTGGTGGCCATTTCGCACCTGCCCCAGATGGCGGCGGCCGGCGACACCCACTACTTCGTGTACAAGGAAGACCGCGCCGACCGCACCGTGAGCCGCATCCGCCAGCTTTCGCCCGAAGACCGTATCAAGGAAATCGCGCACATGATTGCCGGCGCCAAGCCCAGCGAAAACGCCCTGCAAAGCGCCCGCGAGCTGCTGGCGCTGCGCGGGGAGGCAGTGGCTGGGTAG
- a CDS encoding OstA-like protein: MPLLRFLLAILLLLPLGALQAQNRPAAPPTPAGPGPRPQPVKGAPVELLPGTRELRGGDFNGVKIRKLIGNVSFKQQDVFLYCDSAYQYLERNEIEAFSNVRIVQSDTMTITGDHGFYDGNKRTARMTGQVVTMHDPRMTLTTTALDYDLTRKTAFYTVGGHIVDPKNTLDSQQGFYDTNSKVFVFKRDVHLVSLDEQGQPTDLRNDTLTFNTITKIAYFDGPTRIKSTQGDLYAEKGTYNTTTRVSNFARNAKIDTPGYLLGGDQLVYDQVKLYGIATGHVSLISKKDNLVLRGDQGRYWRALGRTKLFGSRPVVRNISGKDTLYMAADTLLSVETRPGRAVQRPILYAWPKVQIFRGKMQGRCDSLTYDRQDSIIYLNRDPVVWQARNQLTSDSMNLRFRRGQLDRANLFSNAFAVQEDTVQDHNQVKGRNMVAYFRRGQMARIDVLGNAESLYFTLDGDTVMSGMNKSVSASMRLRFVDNKIKQLTWLTNPEASYTPVHELKDDVKQLKGYRWRVAERPTRRVVFGKHFAADLTRKPKAKPKSKASKTHPKARRTTHSRPAARPKTAPIKPSASARPVAPATPR; the protein is encoded by the coding sequence ATGCCGCTTCTCCGTTTTCTCTTAGCTATTCTGCTCCTGCTGCCGCTGGGGGCGCTGCAGGCCCAAAACCGCCCGGCCGCTCCGCCCACTCCTGCTGGTCCCGGTCCGCGCCCGCAGCCCGTGAAAGGAGCACCCGTCGAGCTGCTGCCCGGCACCCGCGAGCTGCGCGGCGGCGACTTCAACGGTGTAAAAATCCGCAAGCTGATTGGCAACGTAAGCTTTAAGCAGCAGGACGTTTTTCTGTACTGCGACTCGGCTTACCAGTACCTGGAGCGCAATGAGATAGAGGCGTTTAGCAATGTACGCATCGTGCAGAGCGATACCATGACCATCACCGGCGACCACGGCTTTTATGATGGTAACAAGCGCACGGCCCGCATGACCGGCCAGGTCGTGACGATGCACGACCCGCGCATGACCCTCACCACTACGGCGCTCGACTACGACCTCACCCGCAAAACGGCTTTCTACACCGTGGGCGGCCATATCGTAGACCCGAAGAATACATTGGATAGCCAGCAAGGCTTTTATGATACCAATAGTAAAGTCTTTGTTTTTAAGCGCGATGTGCACCTGGTTTCACTCGATGAGCAGGGCCAGCCCACCGACCTGCGCAACGACACGCTGACTTTTAATACCATTACCAAGATTGCCTATTTCGATGGGCCTACGCGCATTAAAAGCACCCAGGGCGACCTGTACGCCGAAAAAGGCACGTATAACACCACCACCCGCGTATCCAACTTTGCCCGCAACGCCAAGATTGACACGCCCGGCTACCTGCTCGGCGGCGACCAGCTGGTGTACGACCAGGTAAAGCTCTACGGCATTGCCACGGGCCACGTCTCGCTTATTTCCAAGAAAGATAACCTGGTGCTGCGCGGCGACCAGGGCCGCTACTGGCGGGCGCTGGGCCGCACCAAGCTCTTTGGCTCGCGGCCGGTGGTGCGCAACATCTCGGGCAAGGATACCCTCTATATGGCCGCCGACACGCTGCTGAGCGTTGAAACCCGGCCCGGCCGGGCGGTGCAGCGGCCCATTCTGTACGCCTGGCCCAAGGTGCAGATTTTCCGGGGTAAGATGCAGGGCCGCTGCGACTCGCTCACCTACGACCGTCAGGACAGTATCATTTACCTCAACCGCGACCCGGTGGTGTGGCAGGCCCGCAACCAGCTTACGTCTGACTCGATGAACCTGCGCTTCCGGCGCGGGCAGCTCGACCGGGCCAACCTGTTTTCTAATGCCTTTGCCGTGCAGGAAGACACTGTGCAGGACCATAACCAGGTGAAGGGGCGCAATATGGTGGCGTATTTCCGACGCGGGCAGATGGCGCGCATTGATGTGCTGGGCAACGCGGAGAGCCTCTACTTTACCCTCGACGGCGATACCGTGATGAGCGGGATGAACAAGTCGGTGTCGGCCAGCATGCGGCTGCGCTTTGTTGATAATAAAATCAAGCAGCTTACCTGGCTCACCAACCCCGAGGCCAGCTACACGCCGGTGCACGAGCTAAAAGATGACGTGAAGCAGCTGAAGGGCTACCGCTGGCGGGTGGCCGAGCGCCCAACGCGCCGCGTGGTCTTCGGCAAGCATTTCGCCGCCGACCTCACCCGCAAGCCGAAAGCTAAGCCAAAGTCGAAAGCATCTAAAACCCACCCGAAAGCCAGGCGCACAACGCATTCCAGACCCGCCGCCCGGCCCAAAACCGCGCCCATAAAGCCGTCCGCGTCCGCGCGGCCCGTCGCGCCTGCAACCCCCCGCTGA
- a CDS encoding enoyl-ACP reductase FabI: protein MSSNLLAGKVGIISGALNSQSIAWKVAQKAHAEGARIVLTNAPLAMRMGEIKVLAAEIDAPIIPADATSVEELGTLFTEAQAHFGGKIDFLLHSIGMSANIRKNKSYGDLDYKFFQQTLDVSALSLHKMLAVAEKQDAFNEWGSVVALSYIAAQRAFLDYTDMSQAKAVLESIARSYGQRLGHLKKVRVNTISQSPTKTTAGTGISGFNAFYEYADRMAPLGNAPAEACADYCVSLFSDLTRYVTMQNLMHDGGFSSTGISEAIVDAITKATEAAE, encoded by the coding sequence ATGTCCAGTAACCTCCTCGCCGGCAAAGTCGGCATCATCTCCGGCGCCCTCAATTCCCAATCCATTGCCTGGAAAGTGGCCCAGAAGGCGCACGCCGAAGGTGCCCGCATCGTGCTCACCAACGCGCCGCTGGCCATGCGCATGGGCGAAATCAAGGTGCTGGCCGCCGAGATAGACGCGCCCATTATTCCGGCCGATGCTACTTCGGTAGAGGAGCTGGGCACGCTCTTTACCGAGGCGCAAGCCCATTTTGGCGGTAAAATCGACTTCCTGCTGCACTCGATTGGCATGAGCGCCAACATTCGCAAGAACAAGAGCTACGGCGACCTCGACTACAAATTCTTTCAGCAGACGCTCGATGTGTCGGCGCTCTCGCTGCACAAGATGCTGGCCGTGGCCGAAAAGCAGGATGCCTTCAACGAGTGGGGCAGCGTGGTGGCGCTCAGCTACATCGCCGCCCAGCGCGCCTTCCTCGACTACACCGATATGTCGCAGGCCAAGGCCGTGCTCGAAAGCATTGCCCGTAGCTACGGCCAGCGCCTGGGCCACCTCAAAAAGGTGCGCGTGAACACCATTTCGCAGTCGCCCACCAAAACCACGGCCGGCACCGGCATCAGCGGCTTCAACGCCTTTTACGAGTATGCCGACCGCATGGCCCCGCTCGGCAACGCGCCCGCCGAAGCCTGCGCCGACTACTGCGTATCGCTGTTTTCGGACCTCACGCGCTACGTGACCATGCAAAACCTGATGCACGACGGCGGCTTCAGCAGCACGGGCATCTCGGAGGCCATTGTGGACGCGATTACGAAAGCCACTGAGGCGGCTGAGTAA
- a CDS encoding phosphopantothenoylcysteine decarboxylase, with product MMRVLLTAGPTYEPLDPVRFLGNRSTGKMGYALAEAFAATGASVTLISGPTALAAPANLLITTLRVETAQQMYEAAAAAAPLADIWVFAAAVADYRPATVAAEKIKKAGDTLTLTLVKNVDIAATLGQTKRAEQFAVGFALETTNELAHAQDKLHRKNFDLVVLNSLRDAGAGFGHDTNKVTVLDRAGEVRSFELQAKTELARTLVALILTHFTAIYA from the coding sequence ATGATGCGCGTTCTCCTCACCGCTGGCCCCACCTACGAACCGCTGGACCCGGTGCGCTTTCTGGGCAACCGCTCGACGGGCAAAATGGGCTACGCGCTGGCCGAAGCGTTTGCCGCGACCGGCGCCAGCGTCACGCTCATCAGCGGGCCCACGGCGCTGGCGGCGCCAGCCAACCTGCTGATAACGACCTTGCGCGTTGAAACGGCCCAGCAGATGTATGAGGCGGCCGCGGCCGCCGCACCGCTGGCCGATATCTGGGTATTTGCCGCCGCCGTGGCCGACTACCGGCCGGCGACAGTGGCCGCCGAAAAGATTAAGAAAGCGGGCGATACCTTGACCCTGACGCTGGTAAAAAACGTGGATATTGCCGCTACGCTCGGCCAGACCAAGCGGGCTGAACAATTTGCGGTCGGTTTTGCGTTGGAAACTACCAACGAGCTGGCGCATGCCCAGGACAAGCTGCACCGCAAAAATTTCGACCTGGTAGTACTCAATTCTCTGCGTGATGCCGGGGCTGGCTTTGGGCACGACACTAATAAAGTGACCGTGCTCGACCGGGCCGGCGAGGTGCGTAGCTTTGAGCTACAAGCCAAAACCGAGCTGGCCCGCACGCTGGTAGCGCTTATTCTGACTCATTTTACTGCTATATATGCGTAA
- a CDS encoding potassium channel family protein has translation MLQRVQLTRLKYAAALTLASLAIGLAGFMGIEHFNLADAFYMSVITVAPGGYEQLRPLSEAGRIFAGAYILYNLLVVAYFVSVITTFIFDGELRRLFNMYRIDQEIKRFSGHVIICGFGSNGRKAYQRLVLNSVRVVVIELNEQLLKELTEGRNGVDVDGDGVAGGKIFSVLGDATMDPVLEQAGVGRASAIIAALPNDSDNMSVALSARALNPRLNIIARASHKVSERKLIAAGANSVVMPDEIGGSQMADLVVRPEVIRFLDMISGLSADKLRLEELSYEQMRQDLRGRSIRELDIRSLTGATVIGLRQHNGALLVSPDANYNLEPGDVILVLGSETQIEAFEVRFRQL, from the coding sequence ATGCTGCAACGCGTCCAGTTAACTCGTCTGAAATACGCCGCTGCCCTGACGCTGGCCAGCCTGGCCATTGGCCTGGCGGGGTTCATGGGCATCGAGCATTTCAACCTGGCCGACGCGTTCTACATGAGCGTGATTACCGTGGCGCCGGGCGGCTACGAGCAGCTGCGTCCGCTCTCGGAAGCCGGCCGCATCTTTGCCGGCGCCTACATCCTCTACAATCTGCTGGTCGTTGCCTACTTCGTGTCGGTAATCACGACGTTTATTTTTGACGGAGAGCTGCGCCGCTTATTCAATATGTACCGTATCGACCAGGAAATCAAGCGTTTCAGCGGCCACGTAATCATCTGCGGCTTTGGCAGCAACGGGCGTAAAGCCTACCAGCGGCTGGTGCTGAACAGCGTGCGCGTGGTTGTCATCGAGCTGAACGAGCAGCTGCTAAAAGAGCTGACGGAAGGCCGCAACGGCGTCGATGTGGACGGCGACGGCGTGGCCGGCGGCAAAATCTTCTCGGTGCTGGGCGATGCCACCATGGACCCCGTGCTGGAGCAGGCTGGGGTGGGGCGGGCCTCAGCCATCATCGCGGCGCTGCCCAACGACTCGGATAATATGTCGGTGGCGCTGTCGGCGCGGGCGCTCAACCCGCGACTCAACATCATTGCCCGCGCTTCGCATAAAGTGTCGGAGCGCAAGCTGATTGCGGCCGGCGCCAACTCGGTGGTAATGCCCGACGAGATTGGCGGCTCGCAGATGGCCGACCTGGTGGTGCGGCCCGAAGTAATCCGGTTTTTGGATATGATTTCGGGCCTGAGCGCCGACAAGCTGCGCCTCGAAGAGCTGAGCTATGAGCAGATGCGCCAGGATTTGCGCGGGCGCAGCATCCGCGAGCTGGATATCCGCTCGCTGACCGGCGCCACGGTTATCGGCCTGCGCCAGCACAACGGGGCCCTGCTCGTGAGTCCGGACGCGAATTATAACCTGGAGCCGGGCGACGTTATCCTGGTGCTGGGCAGCGAAACGCAGATTGAGGCCTTTGAAGTCCGGTTTCGGCAGCTGTAA
- a CDS encoding M28 family metallopeptidase: MQKFLLTVAAAGLLAAPALAQSPAGTSQSSEKPDAAALAKIKDEGLNRSKVMETAFYLTDVCGPRLAGSEGLARANAWAKKRLTDYGLANANVEAWGDFGRGWDIDKSYVAMTAPYYHAMIGVPKAWTPGTSGSLRKQVAYVNVKAEADLEKYKGQLRDKIVLLPVATPPQPNFEPDAKRLTVDELQKMADAPAGGAPTAANRPAEANPEARRAAMLAARELRQKLGDMLLAEGAAAVLSPGRGSDGTVFTTNGAPYAADAKPVLPELEMSSEDQLRLIRLVEAGVPVEVEMETKTHFQTQDLKGYNVVAEIPGTDKKLKSEVVMLGGHLDSWHAATGATDNAAGCAVMLEAVRILKAAGLKPRRTIRIALWGEEEEGLHGSRNYVKNHFADPATMQLKPDHEKLAAYFNLDNGGGKIRGIYAQSNEAVKPIFTAWLQPFADMGANTVTLRNTGSTDHISFDAVGLPGFQFIQDGLDYFSRTHHSNEDTYDRLVPDDLKQASVVVASFVYNAAMRDQKLPRKPLPAAVKPQ; encoded by the coding sequence ATGCAAAAATTTCTACTCACGGTGGCCGCCGCCGGCCTGCTCGCTGCGCCCGCCCTGGCCCAATCGCCGGCCGGCACAAGCCAGTCTTCCGAAAAGCCCGATGCTGCTGCCCTGGCCAAAATCAAGGACGAGGGCCTGAACCGCTCGAAGGTGATGGAAACGGCCTTTTACCTCACCGACGTGTGCGGCCCGCGCCTGGCCGGCTCCGAGGGCCTGGCCCGCGCCAACGCCTGGGCCAAAAAGCGCCTTACCGACTACGGCCTGGCCAATGCCAACGTGGAAGCCTGGGGCGACTTTGGCCGGGGCTGGGACATCGACAAGAGCTACGTGGCCATGACGGCCCCGTATTACCACGCCATGATTGGCGTGCCCAAGGCCTGGACGCCCGGCACCAGCGGCAGCCTGCGCAAGCAGGTGGCTTATGTAAACGTAAAGGCCGAAGCCGACCTTGAGAAGTATAAAGGCCAGCTGCGCGATAAAATTGTGCTGCTGCCGGTGGCCACGCCGCCCCAGCCCAACTTCGAGCCCGATGCTAAGCGCCTCACCGTCGATGAGTTGCAGAAGATGGCCGACGCGCCGGCGGGTGGGGCCCCCACGGCCGCTAATCGCCCCGCCGAAGCTAACCCTGAGGCCCGCCGCGCTGCCATGCTCGCCGCCCGCGAGCTGCGCCAGAAGCTGGGCGATATGCTGCTGGCTGAGGGGGCGGCCGCCGTGCTCAGCCCCGGCCGGGGCTCCGATGGCACGGTGTTCACTACCAACGGCGCGCCCTACGCCGCCGATGCCAAGCCGGTGCTGCCCGAGCTGGAGATGTCGAGCGAAGACCAGCTGCGGCTGATTCGCCTCGTCGAAGCCGGCGTGCCGGTAGAAGTGGAAATGGAAACCAAAACCCATTTCCAGACCCAGGATTTGAAAGGCTATAACGTGGTGGCCGAAATCCCGGGAACCGATAAAAAGCTCAAAAGCGAAGTGGTCATGCTCGGCGGCCACCTCGACTCGTGGCACGCTGCCACCGGCGCCACCGACAATGCCGCCGGCTGCGCCGTGATGCTGGAGGCGGTGCGCATTCTGAAGGCTGCGGGCCTGAAGCCGCGCCGCACTATTCGCATTGCGCTCTGGGGTGAGGAGGAAGAAGGGCTGCACGGCTCGCGCAACTACGTCAAAAACCACTTTGCCGACCCCGCCACTATGCAGCTCAAGCCCGACCACGAGAAGCTGGCCGCGTACTTCAACCTCGATAACGGCGGCGGTAAAATTCGGGGCATCTACGCGCAAAGCAATGAGGCCGTCAAGCCCATCTTCACCGCCTGGCTTCAGCCTTTCGCCGACATGGGCGCCAATACCGTAACCCTGCGCAACACCGGCAGCACCGACCATATCTCCTTCGACGCCGTTGGCTTGCCGGGCTTCCAGTTTATCCAGGATGGCCTCGACTACTTTTCCCGTACCCACCACTCCAACGAGGATACTTACGACCGCCTCGTGCCCGACGACCTCAAGCAGGCTTCGGTGGTAGTGGCCTCCTTCGTGTACAACGCCGCCATGCGCGACCAGAAGCTGCCCCGTAAGCCGCTGCCCGCGGCCGTGAAGCCGCAGTAG
- a CDS encoding DNA-directed RNA polymerase subunit omega → MKAPASASIITRNLADITTDKNNVYEAISIISKRANQLSVKLKEELADRLAEFATTVDNLEEVFENREQIEISKQYERQPKPTSQAIEEFIAGELHYETPEAAPVIIPRELF, encoded by the coding sequence ATGAAAGCTCCCGCCTCCGCCTCCATCATCACCCGCAACCTGGCCGACATCACGACCGACAAAAACAACGTGTACGAGGCCATCTCCATCATCTCGAAGCGCGCCAACCAGCTGTCGGTGAAGCTGAAAGAAGAGCTGGCCGACCGCCTGGCCGAGTTTGCGACCACCGTCGACAACCTCGAAGAAGTATTCGAAAACCGCGAGCAGATTGAAATCAGCAAGCAGTACGAGCGTCAGCCCAAGCCTACCAGCCAGGCTATCGAAGAGTTTATTGCCGGTGAGCTGCACTACGAAACCCCGGAAGCAGCCCCGGTAATTATTCCCCGCGAGCTGTTCTAG
- the porD gene encoding type IX secretion system protein PorD encodes MRKVFFLFGLLATAMLARPAQAQELNAQVAVSLENVTITDPTLVQQLQKDMTAFLNTRTWTRQTYRPEERIKLRVFVGITAVPQNGSYQATMRLIATRPVYGTGYETNLLNINDRSFNFNYTPQTPLDYAPSNFVNNLSSLLAFYAYLVIGTDQDTFARLGGTPYYDQARTILQYSATQTLTSESDPGWTDASPRNRYWLLNNLTDPQLEAFRTGLYAYYRQGMDIFIEKPEEARTSIMAALTGIQKANSVRPNTLFLRAFFDAKADEITNIFRTSTDAQQKQQLVALLTDVDPGNLAKYQTVIKQ; translated from the coding sequence ATGCGTAAAGTATTCTTTCTGTTCGGACTGCTGGCTACGGCTATGCTGGCCCGCCCCGCCCAGGCGCAGGAGCTGAACGCCCAGGTGGCCGTGTCGCTGGAAAATGTGACAATTACGGACCCCACGCTCGTGCAGCAGCTGCAGAAGGACATGACCGCCTTCCTCAACACGCGCACCTGGACCCGCCAGACGTACCGGCCCGAGGAGCGCATCAAGCTGCGCGTTTTTGTGGGCATCACGGCGGTTCCGCAGAATGGCTCGTACCAGGCCACCATGCGCCTCATTGCTACGCGGCCGGTATATGGCACCGGCTACGAAACTAACCTGCTGAATATCAACGACCGCAGTTTTAATTTTAACTATACGCCCCAGACGCCGCTCGATTATGCGCCCAGCAACTTTGTCAATAACCTGTCGTCGCTGCTGGCCTTTTATGCTTACCTGGTTATTGGCACCGACCAGGACACCTTTGCCCGGCTCGGCGGCACGCCTTATTACGACCAGGCGCGAACTATTTTGCAGTATTCAGCAACCCAGACGCTGACCAGCGAGTCGGACCCTGGCTGGACCGATGCTAGTCCGCGCAACCGCTACTGGCTGCTCAATAACTTGACCGACCCGCAGCTCGAAGCCTTCCGGACCGGCCTCTACGCTTACTACCGGCAGGGAATGGATATTTTTATCGAGAAGCCCGAGGAAGCGCGTACCTCCATTATGGCTGCTCTCACGGGTATTCAAAAAGCCAATTCAGTACGCCCCAATACGTTGTTTTTGCGGGCCTTCTTTGATGCCAAGGCCGATGAGATTACCAATATCTTTCGTACCAGCACCGATGCGCAGCAAAAGCAGCAGCTCGTGGCGCTGCTAACCGATGTGGACCCGGGGAATTTAGCTAAGTATCAGACAGTTATCAAGCAATAA